The Sphaeramia orbicularis chromosome 16, fSphaOr1.1, whole genome shotgun sequence genome window below encodes:
- the LOC115435190 gene encoding extensin-like, whose amino-acid sequence MNQNSANAFTAARLFGAPTVITTQTQPTHQTPPTTQLPPPTDLWSTPSASWSPPPPPVAPPPPYEKPPNYNNIVT is encoded by the exons ATGAACCAAAACTCTGCAAAT GCTTTCACCGCTGCTCGATTATTCGGCGCTCCAACAGTAATAACTACACAGACTCAGCCTACACACCAGACTCCACCCACTACACAACTGCCTCCACCCACTGACCTGTGGTCAACGCCCAGTGCATCATGGTCTCCACCACCTCCACCtgtggctccgccccctccataTGAG AAACCTCCAAATTACAACAATATCGTCACATAA
- the LOC115435229 gene encoding extensin-like — translation MNQNSANAFTAARLFGAPTVITTQTQPTHQTPPTTQLPPPTDLWSTPSASWSPPPPPVAPPPPYEKPPNYDSIVT, via the exons ATGAACCAAAACTCTGCAAAT GCTTTCACCGCTGCTCGATTATTCGGCGCTCCAACAGTAATAACTACACAGACTCAGCCTACACACCAGACTCCACCCACTACACAACTGCCTCCACCCACTGACCTGTGGTCAACGCCCAGTGCATCATGGTCTCCACCACCTCCACCtgtggctccgccccctccataTGAG AAACCTCCAAATTACGACAGTATCGTCACATAA